A window from Leifsonia shinshuensis encodes these proteins:
- the msuE gene encoding FMN reductase: MSRTLTVVGVSGSPTHPSRTTVLVDDVARSYAEAAGGVSRTIQLAPLLPELGAGPFRNSLSPIVTEALEAVEGADILVVGSPAYRATYTGLFKLFFDHIGQYALIDKPVVLTATGGSDRHALLVEHQMRPLFGFFQSLTVPLGIYASENDFADYEIRSEDLRARIDTAVARTLPLIRANIDPQARLATREFARPDAF, from the coding sequence ATGTCGCGCACACTCACCGTGGTCGGAGTGAGCGGAAGCCCCACCCACCCGTCGCGCACCACCGTGCTGGTGGACGACGTCGCGCGCTCCTACGCGGAAGCGGCGGGAGGGGTCTCCCGCACCATCCAGCTCGCTCCGCTGCTCCCGGAGCTCGGGGCGGGGCCGTTCCGCAACAGCCTCAGCCCCATCGTCACGGAGGCGCTGGAGGCGGTGGAAGGCGCGGACATCCTCGTCGTCGGCTCGCCGGCCTACCGGGCCACCTACACCGGGCTGTTCAAGCTGTTCTTCGACCACATCGGCCAGTACGCCCTCATCGACAAGCCGGTGGTGCTGACCGCGACAGGCGGCAGCGACCGGCATGCGCTGCTCGTGGAGCACCAGATGCGGCCGCTGTTCGGGTTCTTCCAGTCGCTCACCGTGCCGCTCGGCATCTACGCCAGCGAGAACGACTTCGCCGACTACGAGATCCGGTCGGAAGACCTGCGTGCGCGGATCGACACGGCGGTGGCGCGGACGCTGCCGTTGATCCGGGCGAACATCGACCCGCAGGCGCGGTTGGCCACGCGGGAGTTCGCGCGGCCGGATGCGTTTTAG
- the acs gene encoding acetate--CoA ligase, translating into MSNTIDNLLHEARRFPPTEEFAAQAIADAGLYERAAADRLGFWADQSRELLHWHTPFTRTLDWSEPPFAKWFDDGELNVAFNCLDRHVLAGNGDRVAIHWEGEPGDTRTITYAELTAEVKKAANLLTSLGIRAGDRVAIYLPMIPEAVVAMLAVARIGAIHSVVFGGFSAESLRSRIDDAEAKLVITADGGWRKGRVFPLKDAVDAALTGDATSVEHVLVVKRGENEVAWTEGRDLWWHDELALVDADHVAKAFPAEQPLFILYTSGTTGKPKGILHTSGGYLTQAAFTHKNVFDLHPESDVYWCSADVGWITGHTYVVYGPLANGATQVMYEGTPETPHPGRWWELIEKYGVSIFYTAPTAIRSFMKLGRQHPQKFDLSSLRVLGSVGEPINPEAWMWYREVIGGDTTPIVDTWWQTETGAIMISGLPGVTTLKPGSAQVPLPGISVDILDEAGTPVGKDQGGLLVVTEPWPSMLRGIWGDPDRFRETYWSKFGDKYFAGDGARYDKDGDIWLLGRVDDVMNVSGHRLSTAEIESALVAHPFTAEAAVVGAADETTGQAVVAFVIIKQNQLEQTEALDVAAELRKHVAEQIGAIARPRDIFIVSELPKTRSGKIMRRLLRDVAEGREVGDTTTLADTAVMSSIQAKLS; encoded by the coding sequence ATGAGCAACACCATCGACAACCTGCTCCACGAAGCCCGCCGATTCCCGCCGACCGAGGAGTTCGCCGCGCAGGCGATCGCCGATGCCGGCCTCTACGAGCGCGCTGCCGCGGACCGCCTGGGCTTCTGGGCGGACCAGTCGCGCGAGCTCCTGCACTGGCACACCCCGTTCACGCGGACTCTGGACTGGAGCGAGCCGCCCTTCGCCAAGTGGTTCGACGACGGCGAGCTCAACGTCGCGTTCAACTGCCTCGACCGGCACGTGCTCGCGGGCAACGGCGACCGGGTCGCGATCCACTGGGAGGGCGAGCCGGGCGATACCCGCACCATCACCTACGCCGAGCTCACCGCGGAGGTGAAGAAGGCGGCCAACCTGCTGACCAGCCTCGGCATCCGCGCCGGCGACCGCGTCGCGATCTACCTGCCGATGATCCCCGAGGCCGTCGTGGCGATGCTCGCGGTCGCGCGTATCGGCGCCATCCACTCGGTCGTGTTCGGCGGCTTCAGTGCCGAGAGCCTGCGCTCGCGCATCGACGACGCCGAGGCGAAGCTCGTCATCACGGCGGACGGCGGCTGGCGCAAGGGCCGCGTCTTCCCTCTGAAGGATGCGGTGGATGCGGCGCTCACCGGCGACGCGACCAGCGTCGAGCACGTGCTCGTCGTGAAGCGCGGAGAGAACGAGGTCGCCTGGACCGAGGGCCGCGACCTCTGGTGGCACGACGAGCTCGCGCTGGTCGACGCCGACCACGTGGCCAAGGCGTTCCCCGCCGAGCAGCCGCTGTTCATCCTGTACACCTCCGGCACCACCGGCAAGCCGAAGGGCATCCTGCACACCTCCGGCGGCTACCTCACCCAGGCCGCCTTCACCCACAAGAACGTCTTCGACCTGCACCCCGAGTCGGACGTCTACTGGTGCAGCGCCGACGTTGGCTGGATCACCGGGCACACCTATGTCGTGTACGGGCCTCTCGCGAACGGCGCGACCCAGGTGATGTACGAGGGGACCCCCGAGACGCCGCACCCCGGCCGCTGGTGGGAGCTGATCGAGAAGTACGGCGTCTCGATCTTCTACACCGCGCCCACGGCCATCCGGTCCTTCATGAAGCTCGGGCGCCAGCACCCCCAGAAGTTCGATCTCAGCAGCCTGCGCGTGCTCGGGTCGGTGGGCGAACCGATCAACCCGGAAGCGTGGATGTGGTACCGCGAGGTCATCGGCGGCGACACGACCCCGATCGTCGACACGTGGTGGCAGACGGAGACGGGCGCGATCATGATCTCGGGGCTCCCCGGCGTCACGACCCTGAAGCCCGGCAGCGCGCAGGTTCCGCTTCCCGGCATTTCCGTCGACATCCTCGATGAGGCGGGCACGCCCGTCGGCAAGGACCAGGGCGGTCTGCTGGTGGTCACCGAGCCGTGGCCGAGCATGCTCCGCGGCATCTGGGGCGACCCGGACCGCTTCCGCGAGACCTACTGGTCGAAGTTCGGCGACAAGTACTTCGCCGGCGACGGCGCGCGGTACGACAAGGACGGCGACATCTGGCTGCTGGGCCGCGTCGACGACGTCATGAACGTCTCCGGTCACCGCCTCTCCACGGCGGAGATCGAGTCGGCGCTGGTGGCGCATCCGTTCACGGCGGAGGCCGCTGTCGTCGGGGCCGCCGACGAGACCACCGGTCAGGCCGTGGTCGCGTTCGTCATCATCAAGCAGAACCAGCTGGAGCAGACCGAGGCGCTGGATGTGGCGGCCGAGCTGCGCAAGCACGTCGCCGAGCAGATCGGCGCCATCGCCCGGCCCCGCGACATCTTCATCGTGTCGGAGCTGCCGAAGACCCGGTCGGGAAAGATCATGCGGCGACTGCTGCGCGACGTCGCCGAGGGCCGCGAGGTGGGCGACACGACGACGCTGGCGGACACCGCGGTGATGAGCTCGATCCAGGCCAAGCTGTCCTGA
- a CDS encoding TadA family conjugal transfer-associated ATPase: MTTDESSEAIASSPAGSEPGLWRTFGPLAPYLLRPGVSDLFVLGDGELWSDGTPHGLRREDGWRTDRAGARELAVRLVAAGGRHLDEASPFVDVRLRGGVRVHAVLPPVSTGGALLSIRIPARRQPALGELVAAGTLSEGDRALLIRAVETRTNLLITGAGGAGKTTLLAALLANAPPTERIVVIEDVAELRIPHPHVVGLETRQPNLEGVGGVDLRRLVREALRMRPDRLVLGECRGEEVRDLLGALNTGHDGGAGTLHANSLEDVPARLEALGALAGLGDRALARQAVSAIGLVVHLERVEGMRRLAGFGRLDSGADGRLVIERMPRSGGWP, translated from the coding sequence ATGACGACTGACGAATCTTCTGAGGCCATCGCATCCTCTCCGGCCGGCAGCGAGCCGGGGCTCTGGCGCACGTTCGGGCCGCTGGCCCCCTACCTTCTCCGGCCGGGGGTGAGCGATCTGTTCGTGCTGGGAGACGGAGAGCTCTGGAGCGACGGCACGCCCCACGGGCTCCGGCGCGAGGACGGCTGGCGGACCGACCGGGCCGGGGCACGGGAGCTCGCGGTCCGCCTCGTCGCGGCCGGAGGTCGGCACCTCGACGAGGCGTCGCCCTTCGTGGACGTCCGGCTCCGCGGCGGAGTGCGGGTCCACGCGGTCCTGCCTCCGGTGTCGACGGGCGGTGCGCTGCTGTCGATCCGGATCCCGGCCCGCCGTCAGCCGGCGCTGGGCGAGCTGGTGGCAGCGGGAACACTGTCGGAGGGGGACCGCGCGCTGCTCATCCGAGCGGTCGAGACGCGTACCAACCTGCTCATCACGGGCGCCGGGGGAGCGGGCAAGACCACGTTGCTCGCCGCCCTGCTGGCGAACGCCCCGCCGACCGAGCGCATCGTCGTGATCGAGGATGTCGCCGAGCTGCGCATCCCGCATCCGCATGTCGTCGGCCTCGAGACGCGGCAGCCGAACCTCGAGGGTGTCGGCGGGGTCGATCTGCGACGGCTGGTGCGCGAAGCCCTGCGGATGCGTCCCGACCGGCTCGTGCTCGGCGAGTGCCGGGGTGAGGAGGTGCGTGACCTGCTCGGGGCGCTGAACACCGGCCACGACGGGGGTGCCGGCACGTTGCACGCCAACTCGCTGGAGGACGTTCCGGCGCGGTTGGAAGCTCTGGGAGCGCTCGCCGGACTGGGCGACCGGGCGCTGGCGCGGCAGGCGGTCAGCGCCATCGGTCTGGTGGTGCATCTGGAGCGGGTCGAGGGGATGCGGCGGCTCGCGGGCTTCGGGCGCCTCGATAGCGGCGCGGACGGCCGGCTGGTGATCGAGCGGATGCCGCGGAGCGGAGGATGGCCGTGA
- a CDS encoding DUF4012 domain-containing protein: MATGLTVPDAPPRPATPTPPSVRRRRPLRHPVGTTVLAAIAFVLLFAIVWIGVRGYLAQRALNDAVPSAETVKTAIGSGDIPAAARAADALHRRTADAAALTSDPIWVTAEAVPWIGPNLTAVREAAAASDAIAAKVVQPLVAAGGAVDLRALAMTNGRIDLDPIIKAQPAVAKAAVAFSAARASVASIETGALVSPVAGGIDRLHDVLDRAAPDVEALNNTVRLLPSMLGAAGPRDYLLVAQNPAELRSTGGLIGAVALVHADKGAVSLQRQSAGTAIGPWETPVADVPLSTQGLYGPLVGRYLQDVNLTPHFPLAAATAARMWTTTYGGTVDGVVAVDPVVLSGLLSATGPVTLPTGDRLTSDNAVKLLLSDVYQRYSDPAQQDGFFASAASAVFARLSGGGVDGKKLVTALAAAGESRRVLIWSEHGSDQKILGRTTLAGGLPRSDLSAAGIGVYFNDATGSKMDYYLGTSVAAGAAVCRADGKPSTMVSVTLTNRAPADAGTSLPKYVTGGGSYGVTPGNIRTRVAVYGPAGGFLAATQSDGTNYATVAGVDATRPVSLFTVELAPGESRTVSVQFLNAGQTAANLDVVTTPTLPGDGTTPVLGARNAVRPIVVQCASVVK; this comes from the coding sequence ATGGCGACAGGTCTGACCGTGCCGGACGCGCCGCCGCGTCCCGCAACCCCGACGCCGCCGAGCGTCCGGCGGAGGCGTCCACTGCGCCATCCTGTCGGCACGACGGTGCTGGCGGCGATCGCTTTCGTGCTGCTCTTCGCCATCGTCTGGATCGGCGTCCGCGGCTATCTCGCGCAGCGCGCGCTCAACGACGCCGTCCCATCGGCCGAGACCGTGAAGACGGCGATCGGCTCGGGAGACATCCCCGCGGCGGCCCGGGCCGCTGACGCACTGCACCGGCGCACGGCCGATGCAGCCGCGCTGACCTCCGACCCCATCTGGGTGACCGCGGAGGCCGTTCCGTGGATCGGTCCCAACCTCACCGCGGTGCGCGAGGCTGCCGCAGCATCGGACGCCATCGCGGCAAAGGTCGTGCAGCCACTCGTCGCGGCGGGCGGTGCCGTGGATCTCCGCGCCCTCGCCATGACCAACGGCCGCATCGACCTCGATCCGATCATCAAGGCGCAGCCGGCGGTGGCCAAGGCCGCTGTCGCCTTCTCGGCCGCGCGGGCGAGCGTCGCATCCATCGAGACCGGCGCTCTCGTGAGCCCGGTCGCAGGCGGCATCGACCGTCTGCACGATGTGCTCGACCGGGCGGCCCCGGATGTCGAGGCGCTCAACAACACCGTGCGGTTGCTGCCCTCGATGCTCGGAGCGGCGGGACCGCGCGATTACCTCCTGGTCGCTCAGAATCCGGCAGAACTGCGCTCGACCGGCGGGCTCATCGGCGCCGTCGCGCTCGTTCACGCGGACAAGGGAGCGGTCTCGCTGCAGCGCCAGTCGGCCGGAACGGCGATCGGCCCGTGGGAGACACCTGTCGCTGACGTGCCGCTCAGCACCCAGGGTCTTTACGGCCCCTTGGTGGGGCGCTACCTGCAGGACGTCAATCTCACGCCCCACTTCCCGCTTGCCGCTGCGACGGCTGCCCGGATGTGGACCACGACCTACGGGGGCACCGTGGACGGCGTCGTGGCCGTCGACCCCGTCGTGCTCAGCGGCCTCCTGTCCGCGACCGGCCCGGTCACGCTCCCGACCGGCGACCGGCTGACGTCCGACAATGCGGTCAAGCTGCTGCTCAGCGATGTCTATCAGCGCTACAGCGATCCCGCTCAGCAGGACGGCTTCTTCGCGTCCGCCGCCAGTGCGGTCTTCGCGCGGCTGTCCGGCGGCGGGGTGGACGGCAAGAAGCTGGTCACCGCCCTGGCGGCGGCGGGGGAGTCCCGCCGCGTGCTCATCTGGAGCGAGCACGGCTCGGATCAGAAGATTCTCGGGCGCACCACGCTCGCCGGGGGCCTGCCGCGCTCCGACCTGTCCGCCGCGGGCATCGGCGTCTACTTCAACGATGCGACCGGCTCCAAGATGGACTACTACCTGGGCACCTCCGTGGCAGCGGGTGCCGCCGTCTGCCGGGCGGACGGGAAGCCATCGACGATGGTCAGCGTCACCCTCACCAACCGGGCGCCGGCGGATGCGGGCACCTCGCTCCCGAAGTACGTGACCGGCGGCGGGTCGTACGGCGTGACGCCGGGGAACATCCGCACCCGGGTCGCCGTCTACGGTCCCGCGGGCGGCTTCCTCGCCGCGACGCAGAGCGACGGAACCAACTACGCGACGGTCGCCGGGGTCGACGCCACGCGCCCGGTGAGCCTGTTCACCGTGGAGCTCGCGCCCGGGGAGTCCCGAACGGTCTCGGTCCAGTTCCTGAACGCCGGCCAGACCGCGGCCAACCTCGACGTGGTGACCACGCCGACCCTCCCCGGCGACGGGACCACCCCCGTCTTGGGGGCACGCAACGCCGTTCGCCCCATTGTCGTGCAGTGCGCTTCGGTCGTAAAGTGA
- a CDS encoding RidA family protein, which produces MADVEARLAQLGIELPAVVPPVAAYTPAVLDGQYVFTSGQLPMVAGALPATGKVGEGHGLVPAADAKEYARTCALNALAAAKSVLGSLDRVRRVVKVVGFVASDPAFTGQPGVINGASEVLGDIFGDAGVHARSAVGVAVLPLDSPVEVELILAVD; this is translated from the coding sequence ATGGCGGACGTCGAAGCGCGTCTCGCGCAGCTCGGGATCGAGCTCCCCGCCGTCGTGCCGCCGGTGGCCGCCTACACGCCGGCGGTGCTCGACGGGCAGTACGTCTTCACGTCCGGTCAGCTGCCGATGGTGGCCGGAGCGCTCCCCGCGACCGGAAAGGTCGGCGAGGGCCACGGGCTCGTCCCCGCCGCGGATGCCAAGGAGTACGCACGCACCTGCGCGCTCAACGCGCTCGCCGCCGCGAAGAGCGTGCTCGGCTCGCTCGACCGCGTGCGCCGCGTGGTCAAGGTCGTCGGCTTCGTGGCCTCCGACCCCGCGTTCACCGGCCAACCCGGTGTCATCAACGGTGCCTCCGAAGTGCTCGGCGACATCTTCGGCGACGCCGGCGTCCACGCACGGTCCGCCGTGGGAGTCGCGGTTCTGCCGCTCGACTCTCCGGTCGAGGTGGAGCTCATCCTCGCCGTCGACTGA
- a CDS encoding metallophosphoesterase — translation MAGRALRPAASVLALLAGAGAAAFAYGSLVERRAYVLREVSVPVLPAGAQPIRVLHLSDLHMAPWQRDKQEWIRSLARLKPDLIVETGDVLGHTDGLEGVRAAYAGFQGIPGVFVHGSNDYFGPQAKNPLKYFLGPSSKRKPPTAARLDTPALTAFFRDLGWVDLDNRAAAMEVRGTHLEFFGVNDPHIRYDRVEAIPGALDELRENDPFSDDNTWPDQGPRSERQAVTIGVTHSPYRRVLDAFVTYGAAMIFAGHTHGGQVCLPGFGALVTNCDIPRSQAKGLSVWRHAFRSAYLNVSAGLGTSIYAPVRFACRPEATLITLTAAP, via the coding sequence GTGGCCGGCCGAGCTCTGCGCCCCGCGGCGTCCGTCCTGGCCCTTCTGGCCGGCGCGGGCGCCGCGGCGTTCGCCTACGGATCCCTCGTCGAGCGCCGCGCGTACGTGCTGCGCGAGGTCAGCGTGCCGGTACTGCCGGCCGGGGCTCAGCCCATCCGGGTGCTCCACCTCTCCGACCTGCACATGGCGCCGTGGCAGCGCGACAAGCAGGAGTGGATCCGCTCTCTGGCGCGTCTGAAGCCGGACCTGATCGTCGAGACCGGAGACGTGCTCGGTCACACCGACGGCCTCGAGGGCGTGCGTGCTGCCTACGCGGGCTTCCAGGGCATCCCGGGCGTCTTCGTGCACGGCTCGAACGACTACTTCGGCCCTCAGGCGAAGAACCCGCTCAAGTACTTCCTCGGTCCGTCGTCGAAGCGGAAGCCGCCGACGGCGGCTCGGCTCGATACGCCGGCCTTGACGGCGTTCTTCCGCGACCTGGGCTGGGTCGACCTGGACAACCGGGCCGCCGCGATGGAGGTGCGCGGCACGCACCTCGAGTTCTTCGGCGTGAACGACCCGCACATCCGGTACGACCGCGTGGAGGCCATCCCGGGCGCGCTCGACGAGCTGCGCGAGAACGATCCGTTCTCCGACGACAACACCTGGCCCGACCAGGGCCCGCGCTCGGAGCGCCAGGCGGTCACCATCGGGGTGACGCACTCCCCGTACCGCCGCGTGCTCGACGCGTTCGTGACCTACGGCGCCGCCATGATCTTCGCCGGGCACACGCACGGCGGCCAGGTCTGTCTGCCCGGCTTCGGCGCCCTGGTCACGAACTGCGACATCCCCCGCTCGCAAGCCAAGGGGCTGAGCGTGTGGCGTCACGCCTTCCGTTCCGCCTACCTGAACGTCTCGGCGGGACTCGGCACCTCGATCTACGCGCCGGTGCGCTTCGCGTGCCGTCCTGAGGCGACGCTGATCACCCTGACCGCGGCTCCCTAG
- a CDS encoding LLM class flavin-dependent oxidoreductase, whose product MSATSIPLNVLDLASRPAGGTNADAVAGTVRLAQAAERLGYGRFWVAEHHGMPAIASSAPAVLIAGVAAATERIRVGSGGVMLPNHAPLVVAEQFGTLRALYGDRIDLGIGRAPGTDGATAMALRRSPEGLGVDDFPQQLLDLFGFFYGGMSDANPLHGITAVPGLGDAPQVWLLGSSGFSAQVAAALGLPFAFAHHFAGENTEAALDLYRSRFEPSDILTEPHTMIAVNVVSDDDPETVRAQSLPGQLSFLRLRRGLKPEPVSIEEALAHEFTPLEEEFIASRNARQAVGTPDEVKARLDSLLASTQTDELMVSSGAATVEGRIRSLEIVRELYPAA is encoded by the coding sequence GTGAGCGCCACCAGCATCCCCCTCAACGTCCTCGATCTCGCCAGCCGTCCCGCGGGCGGCACCAACGCCGACGCCGTCGCCGGCACGGTGAGGCTCGCGCAGGCGGCCGAACGCCTCGGCTACGGGCGATTCTGGGTCGCCGAGCACCACGGGATGCCGGCCATCGCCTCCAGCGCGCCGGCCGTGCTGATCGCCGGCGTGGCGGCCGCGACCGAGCGCATCCGCGTCGGCAGCGGCGGCGTCATGCTGCCCAACCACGCACCGCTCGTCGTGGCGGAGCAGTTCGGCACGCTGCGCGCCCTCTACGGCGACCGGATCGACCTCGGCATCGGCCGGGCCCCCGGCACCGACGGCGCGACGGCGATGGCCCTGCGGCGGAGCCCCGAGGGGCTCGGGGTCGACGACTTCCCGCAGCAGCTCCTCGACCTCTTCGGCTTTTTCTACGGCGGGATGAGCGACGCCAACCCGCTGCATGGCATCACGGCGGTGCCCGGGCTGGGCGACGCCCCGCAGGTCTGGCTGCTCGGATCGAGCGGCTTCAGCGCCCAGGTCGCCGCGGCACTCGGTCTGCCGTTCGCCTTCGCCCACCACTTCGCCGGCGAGAACACCGAGGCGGCGCTCGACCTGTACCGGTCGCGCTTCGAGCCCAGCGACATCCTCACCGAGCCGCACACCATGATCGCGGTCAACGTGGTCTCCGACGACGACCCGGAGACCGTACGCGCGCAGTCGCTGCCCGGCCAGCTCTCCTTCCTCCGCCTGCGCCGCGGCCTCAAGCCCGAGCCGGTGAGCATCGAGGAGGCCCTCGCGCACGAGTTCACGCCGCTCGAGGAGGAGTTCATCGCCTCCCGCAACGCACGCCAGGCGGTCGGCACGCCGGACGAGGTGAAGGCGCGCCTGGACTCGCTCCTCGCCTCCACCCAGACCGACGAGCTGATGGTGTCGTCCGGAGCCGCGACCGTGGAGGGACGCATCCGCTCGCTCGAGATCGTGCGGGAGCTGTACCCCGCCGCATGA
- a CDS encoding transglycosylase domain-containing protein, which translates to MLGAAGAFIGMSVVAGLLVTAAVTPAIAVTGMAANNSIGVFEGLPEYLNVDQLAQPTTIYAKNGDQDVPLATFYSQNRLPVAFNQISQAAKDAAIAGEDPRFYSHGGVDIQGTVRGVLSTVAGGGVQGGSSITQQYVKNVLLQKCEALPVKTKEQKTKYQECVTDSTGVSPDRKVKEMKYAIGIEKKYTKDQILVGYLNIAGFGGTVYGIEAAAKYYYNTTAAALTPAQAASLVAIVNEPTSLKIDDPESKTNGAANGYAKNKERRDYILGKMYQYKRLTKAQYQEAVKTPIQPVITPSVRGCQTAGGSAYFCDYVQKTILNDPTFGADEDTRASNFNRGGYKIYTSLDLQLQQVAESTIQSYVPASYSRADIGGVLTGVQPGTGRVLYMAQNKKYSQDPDVLNTSTDYSSVNLATDQKYGGSGGFQVGSTYKVFTLAEWLKQGHSLNESVNANIRTYRSFKDSCTGGWGGTYTPQNDSPGETGIRNAQSATTLSINTAFISMASQLDLCEIKKDAEAFGVHTAKGEPLDTNPSAVLGTNYIAPLTMATAFAGIANNGMTCTPIVIDKIVDASGKDVKPPASTCTQSVDPAVANTMAKALKGPLQGGGTASGMNTTGKDMLGKTGTTEYNDQLWLVAATTKVAGAYWVGNIQGHVDFRKVFPTHGTSPASARVSVMRTMMSAAVGKYGGDDFPTPPSKLTQGIQVAVPDLTGKSPDEAKSILTGLGLDSADGGPQDSVAPAGTIASTNPPAGSQVGKGSVITLFTSNGSLVAVPNVVGQKFSDAAAALQAAGFTAKSAGGNNPNGIVQAQDPAAGTPAKPGTAVTLALAAAGPSAPPSPGAGG; encoded by the coding sequence GTGCTCGGTGCCGCCGGTGCCTTCATCGGCATGAGCGTCGTGGCCGGTCTTCTGGTCACCGCCGCCGTCACGCCCGCGATCGCGGTCACGGGGATGGCCGCGAACAACAGCATCGGCGTCTTCGAGGGGCTCCCGGAGTACCTCAACGTCGACCAGCTGGCCCAGCCGACCACCATCTACGCCAAGAACGGCGACCAGGATGTTCCGCTGGCGACCTTCTACTCCCAGAACCGCCTCCCGGTGGCGTTCAACCAGATCTCCCAGGCCGCGAAGGATGCGGCGATCGCGGGTGAGGACCCGCGCTTCTACAGCCACGGCGGTGTCGACATCCAGGGCACCGTCCGCGGTGTGCTCTCCACGGTCGCCGGCGGCGGCGTGCAGGGCGGTTCCTCGATCACCCAGCAGTACGTGAAGAACGTGCTGCTGCAGAAGTGCGAGGCGCTCCCGGTCAAGACCAAGGAGCAGAAGACCAAGTACCAGGAGTGCGTCACCGACTCCACGGGCGTCTCCCCCGACCGCAAGGTCAAGGAGATGAAGTACGCGATCGGGATCGAGAAGAAGTACACCAAGGACCAGATCCTGGTCGGGTACCTCAACATCGCCGGTTTCGGCGGAACGGTCTACGGCATCGAGGCCGCGGCCAAGTACTACTACAACACCACCGCCGCCGCGCTCACCCCCGCCCAGGCGGCCAGCCTGGTGGCGATCGTGAACGAGCCGACCAGCCTGAAGATCGACGACCCGGAGTCGAAGACCAACGGCGCTGCGAACGGCTACGCGAAGAACAAGGAGCGCCGCGACTACATCCTGGGCAAGATGTACCAGTACAAGCGGCTGACGAAGGCGCAGTACCAGGAAGCGGTCAAGACCCCGATCCAGCCGGTGATCACGCCGTCCGTGCGCGGCTGCCAGACGGCAGGCGGCTCCGCATACTTCTGCGACTACGTCCAGAAGACCATCCTGAACGACCCGACCTTCGGCGCCGACGAGGACACCCGCGCATCCAACTTCAACCGCGGCGGGTACAAGATCTACACGAGCCTCGACCTGCAGCTGCAGCAGGTGGCGGAGTCGACCATCCAGTCGTATGTGCCGGCGTCGTACTCGCGGGCGGACATCGGCGGCGTGCTCACCGGCGTCCAGCCGGGTACGGGCCGCGTGCTGTACATGGCCCAGAACAAGAAGTACAGCCAGGACCCGGATGTGCTGAACACCAGCACGGACTACTCCTCGGTCAACCTCGCCACCGACCAGAAGTACGGCGGCTCCGGCGGCTTCCAGGTCGGCTCGACGTACAAGGTCTTCACCCTCGCCGAGTGGCTCAAGCAGGGTCACTCGCTCAACGAGTCGGTGAACGCGAACATCCGCACCTACCGGTCGTTCAAGGACTCCTGCACCGGAGGCTGGGGCGGCACCTACACGCCGCAGAACGACTCGCCGGGTGAGACGGGCATCCGCAACGCCCAGAGCGCGACCACGCTCTCCATCAACACCGCCTTCATCTCGATGGCCAGCCAGCTGGACCTGTGCGAGATCAAGAAGGACGCGGAGGCGTTCGGAGTCCACACCGCCAAGGGCGAGCCGCTCGACACCAACCCGTCGGCCGTGCTCGGCACCAACTACATCGCGCCGCTCACCATGGCGACCGCCTTCGCGGGCATCGCGAACAACGGCATGACCTGCACGCCCATCGTCATCGACAAGATCGTGGATGCGAGCGGCAAGGACGTGAAGCCGCCCGCGAGCACCTGCACCCAGTCCGTGGACCCCGCGGTGGCCAACACCATGGCGAAGGCCCTCAAGGGCCCGCTGCAGGGCGGCGGAACGGCCTCGGGCATGAACACGACCGGCAAGGACATGCTGGGCAAGACCGGTACCACCGAGTACAACGACCAGCTGTGGCTCGTCGCGGCGACCACCAAGGTCGCGGGCGCGTACTGGGTCGGCAACATCCAGGGCCACGTGGACTTCCGCAAGGTCTTCCCGACGCACGGCACCTCCCCCGCGAGCGCCCGCGTCTCGGTCATGCGCACCATGATGAGCGCCGCGGTCGGCAAGTACGGCGGGGACGACTTCCCCACCCCGCCGAGCAAGCTGACGCAGGGCATCCAGGTCGCCGTGCCGGACCTCACCGGCAAGTCGCCCGACGAGGCGAAGTCCATCCTGACCGGCCTGGGTCTCGACTCGGCCGACGGAGGACCGCAGGATTCGGTCGCCCCGGCCGGGACCATCGCGTCGACCAACCCGCCCGCCGGGTCGCAGGTCGGCAAGGGCAGCGTCATCACGCTCTTCACCAGCAACGGCAGCCTCGTCGCCGTGCCGAACGTCGTCGGGCAGAAGTTCTCCGACGCCGCCGCGGCGCTGCAGGCGGCCGGATTCACCGCCAAGAGCGCGGGTGGGAACAACCCCAACGGCATCGTGCAGGCACAGGATCCGGCCGCCGGGACGCCCGCGAAGCCAGGAACAGCGGTGACCCTCGCGCTGGCCGCCGCTGGACCGAGCGCCCCGCCGAGCCCGGGCGCCGGCGGCTAG